One part of the Vicia villosa cultivar HV-30 ecotype Madison, WI linkage group LG6, Vvil1.0, whole genome shotgun sequence genome encodes these proteins:
- the LOC131611856 gene encoding glycine-rich cell wall structural protein-like, whose product MGNLCSGHEKREKNFRHEKRKKPRGEGGGGVGGGDDGGGDGGGDNGGDGTDGGHIGGHGTGGSHHHHGGHGTDGGHHGGHGTGGGHHHHGGHGTDGGHHGGHAGGHVEHGGGHVGHGGDHGGGGGGGGGGF is encoded by the coding sequence ATGGGAAATTTATGCTCTGGAcatgaaaagagagagaagaaCTTTCGacatgaaaagagaaaaaaaccGAGAGGTGAGGGTGGGGGAGGTGTTGGTGGAGGAGATGATGGAGGAGGTGATGGTGGAGGAGATAACGGAGGAGATGGAACTGATGGTGGTCATATAGGAGGACATGGAACTGGTGGTAGTCACCATCACCACGGAGGGCATGGAACTGATGGTGGTCACCATGGAGGACATGGAACAGGGGGTGGTCACCATCACCACGGAGGGCATGGAACGGATGGTGGTCACCATGGAGGACATGCCGGCGGACATGTTGAACATGGAGGGGGACATGTTGGACATGGTGGTGATCATGGTGGAGGCGGTGGTGGTGGTGGGGGTGGCTTCTGA